TGACGAGCGGCGACCTCGAGCGGCTCATCGGGCGTGCGCCGACGTCGGTCGCCGAGGCCGTCAAGGCCGCCGTCGCGGCCCTCTGAGCGCGGCCGCGCACGGCCGGGCGACGTGGCCCGGCGGCGTGCCCGCTCGGTGCGGGGCGCCGCCGGCCCGGGCCGGCGCGGGCGTGGCGGTCAGGCGGTCTCGACGAAGGAGTCGCGCAGGTAGTCGTGCACCGCCTGCTCGGGCACCCGGAAGCTGCGCCCGACCCGGATCGCGGGCAGCTCGCCGTTGTGCACCAGGCGGTACACGGTCATCTTGGAGACCCGCATGAGGGTGGCCACCTCGGCCACGGTCAGGAACCTGACCTCAGACAGGGGTCGCTCGTTGCTTGCCATCGTCCACGTGTCCTTCGGGCAAGCACGTGGCGGACCCCGGCTTCCCCACCGGATCCGCGACGACACGTCGTGCCCCGCTACAGGCGGCAAGGCTAGTGGCGTGGGGTGCGTGTGGGGAAGGTGTGGCGCCAGGTCCACCCGGCCGGCCGTCACCCGGACGGGTCAGCCGGGCCCGCGCCGTCGTCGTCGGAGAGTGACCGGGCCGCGACGCCGGGCTGCGGGGACGTCCGGTGCGCGGAGACGCCGCCCCTGCTCGTCCCGGCTGCGCAGCGTGACCGGCCCGCCGGCCGCGGCCGGCTCAGAACCCGTGGTACGGGTCGGCCGCCAGGCCGTGCCAGGGGAACACGGCCTCGCGCGTGCGCAGGACCGCGGCGT
This Frankiales bacterium DNA region includes the following protein-coding sequences:
- a CDS encoding helix-turn-helix domain-containing protein, which encodes MASNERPLSEVRFLTVAEVATLMRVSKMTVYRLVHNGELPAIRVGRSFRVPEQAVHDYLRDSFVETA